A stretch of the Lolium perenne isolate Kyuss_39 chromosome 3, Kyuss_2.0, whole genome shotgun sequence genome encodes the following:
- the LOC139838141 gene encoding uncharacterized protein, with product MDKIWMGEARHTTPYTDGVARFIQFAFTHSARGNTILCPCRNCYNCSWHEADVVREHLICDGFVNGYTRWEFHGEATLPPNVDHIDVGEEEPVEEEWDDDFEEYDEMAGMIRDMRHAEGDFSDRCDDEGLSDNGDESEALRLLAEYNSEELYPGSTGFSKLRFMVRLLHTKSMGGWSDKSFDMLLELLREAFPKGSKLPKNFYEAKKMVKCFSLEYVSIHACEHDCVLFRKNLKDAEVCPVCKTSRWKSVKKKPDGRHVHKVPRKVLRYFPISKRLQRLFITPKSATDCRWHDEGRTKDGLLRHPADSPAWKHFDSEHPTFAADSRNIRLIIATDGFNPFRSMNCSYSIWPVIAIPVNLPPWLCMKQPNFMLSLLIPGPKSPGADMDVFLEPLIDDLELLFEEGVRTYDASKKEFFQLRAAVHSTITDLPGMATLAGCATSGEYGCPKCHSLTCSIRLNKGNKTCYMDHRRFLDEGHPFRTTQKDFFDGNVESRTAPEALTGAEVDALTQNMETVFGKHPSKKPSTNKRKRGDPPIIHKRRSIWFRLRYWKDLLQPHNLDAMHIEKNVCDNIVHTLLGIDRKTKDNYNSRLDLEELGLREALHPVPIGEDLFDLPSAPYTLSPELKRLFCLILKGVRFPAGYASDIRKNVHVKEKKIVGLKSHDNHILLQYLLPLAVRKTLPEGVSAAIIRVSCETRFNRKCAATLDVNGALSSSMPFFNNNGRYLAGKLTVTLDHKTLIQAHRYVLFNYDNIEPYLSEHAEYLSSAGHITRQQIEKTQHDTFHEWFRSHVAQLVESRQEVPEEIKTLAVGPSLVARSYDSYSINGYIFRTKSYDEGRPTQCSGVALVSKLSSSSTGNRIFYGVIREIIELDYNRKGNIVLFKCDWFDNRVQDKWVKVDNLGITDVNLKHVIQTGDKLADEPFILASQATQVYYVEDPLNPNWCAVNHPPRPREFYDMFDVGNENSDQAEVSVMPNLHAIQTPKVDLRDIPKTRADIDGILVSAPKDKPKKKNGKRARN from the exons ATGGACAAGATATGGATGGGTGAGGCTAGGCACACAACACCTTATACTGATGGTGTAGCTCGATTTATTCAGTTTGCTTTTACACATTCAGCAAGAGGAAATACAATATTATGCCCTTGTAGGAATTGTTATAATTGTTCTTGGCATGAAGCTGATGTTGTCCGTGAGCATTTGATATGTGATGGGTTTGTTAATGGATATACAAGATGGGAATTTCATGGGGAGGCCACTCTTCCACCTAATGTGGATCATATTGATGTTGGTGAAGAGGAACCAGTAGAGGAGGAGTGGGATGATGATTTCGAAGAATATGATGAGATGGCTGGCATGATTAGAGACATGAGACACGCTGAAGGGGATTTTAGTGATAGATGCGATGATGAGGGTCTTAGTGATAATGGTGATGAGAGTGAAGCTCTTAGACTTTTAGCAGAATACAATAGTGAGGAGCTTTATCCAGGGAGCACCGGTTTCTCAAAGTTACGTTTCATGGTTAGATTACTTCACACCAAATCCATGGGTGGTTGGAGTGATAAAAGTTTTGACATGTTGCTAGAACTGCTAAGAGAGGCCTTCCCTAAAGGCTCAAAGCTGCCTAAAAATTTCTATGAAGCTAAAAAAATGGTAAAATGTTTTAGTCTTGAATATGTTAGCATCCATGCATGTGAGCATGATTGTGTTCTATTCCGGAAGAATCTTAAAGATGCTGAGGTTTGTCCTGTATGCAAAACTTCTCGTTGGAAGTCTGTAAAGAAGAAGCCTGATGGGAGACATGTACATAAAGTCCCTAGAAAGGTTCTTCGGTATTTCCCAATAAGCAAGAGGCTGCAACGGCTGTTCATAACACCCAAGAGTGCAACAGACTGCAGGTGGCATGACGAAGGACGCACAAAAGATGGGCTTCTACGCCATCCTGCAGATTCACCAGCTTGGAAgcattttgattctgaacatccaaCATTTGCTGCTGATAGTCGCAACATTAGGTTGATTATAGCAACAGATGGGTTTAATCCCTTTCGATCAATGAATTGTTCGTATAGCATATGGCCTGTAATTGCAATTCCGGTGAATCTTCctccctggttgtgcatgaagcaacCAAACTTCATGCTCTCCTTGCTAATTCCTGGCCCAAAGTCTCCTGGTGCAGACATGGATGTTTTCCTGGAACCACTTATCGATGACCTAGAGCTACTTTTTGAGGAGGGAGTCAGAACCTATGATGCCTCCAAGAAAGAATTCTTCCAGTTGCGTGCCGCAGTACATTCAACTATCACCGATCTGCCGGGTATGGCTACTCTTGCTGGATGTGCCACCTCTGGTGAATATGGTTGTCCTAAGTGTCACTCTCTCACTTGCTCTATTCGGTTGAACAAAGGCAATAAGACATGCTACATGGATCACCGTAGGTTCCTAGATGAAGGTCATCCGTTTAGAACAACACAAAAGGATTTTTTTGATGGCAATGTGGAATCTAGGACAGCCCCTGAAGCACTTACAGGAGCTGAAGTGGATGCCCTTACACAAAACATGGAGACCGTGTTTGGTAAGCACCCTTCTAAGAAACCAAGCACAAACAAACGTAAGCGTGGGGATCCTCCAATAATCCATAAAAGGAGATCCATATGGTTTAGGTTACGATATTGGAAAGATTTATTACAGCCTCACAACCTTGACGCCATGCACATTGAAAAGAATGTGTGTGACAACATTGTTCACACACTTTTGGGCATTGACCGGAAAACTAAAGACAACTACAACTCTCGTCTAGACCTTGAGGAGCTTGGACTTAGAGAGGCTCTCCATCCTGTTCCTATAGGAGAAGATTTATTCGATTTGCCTTCTGCCCCATACACATTGAGCCCTGAGTTGAAGAGGTTGTTTTGCCTAATTCTGAAAGGAGTCAGGTTTCCGGCTGGTTATGCGTCTGATATTAGGAAGAATGTCCATGTAAAGGAGAAGAAGATTGTTGGGCTAAAGAGCCATGACAATCACATTCTACTGCAGTACCTTCTACCGCTAGCTGTGAGAAAAACGTTGCCAGAGGGAGTCAGTGCTGCTATTATTCGTGTGA GTTGTGAAACCAGATTCAATAGAAAATGTGCAGCCACACTTGATGTTAATGGAGCCCTGTCTAGTAGCATGCCATTCTTCAACAACAATGGTCGATATTTGGCAGGAAAGCTTACAGTAACTTTAGATCATAAGACATTGATTCAGGCACATAGATATGTCCTATTTAATTATGACAACATAGAGCCCTATTTGAG TGAGCATGCTGAATATTTGTCCTCAGCTGGTCATATTACTAGGCAACAGATTGAAAAAACCCAGCATGACACTTTCCATGAGTGGTTTAGGTCGCATGTGGCACAATTAGTTGAGAGTAGGCAAGAAGTTCCCGAAGAGATTAAGACTTTGGCTGTAGGACCCTCACTGGTTGCAAGGAGTTATGACAGTTACAGTATCAATGGTTATATTTTTCGTACAAAATCATATGATGAAGGTAGGCCTACCCAATGCAGTGGTGTGGCGCTGGTTTCAAAGTTGTCATCATCCTCCACTGGAAATAGGATATTCTATGGCGTCATTAGAGAAATCATTGAGCTAGACTACAATCGAAAAGGGAATATAGTGCTCTTCAAGTGTGATTGGTTTGACAACCGTGTGCAAGATAAGTGGGTAAAAGTTGATAATCTTGGTATCACGGATGTGAACCTTAAGCATGTGATCCAAACAGGTGATAAGTTGGCTGATGAACCATTCATTTTGGCTTCTCAAGCAACTCAAGTATATTATGTTGAGGATCCTCTTAATCCAAACTGGTGTGCTGTTAATCATCCACCAAGACCAAGGGAATTTTATGATATGTTTGATGTTGGAAATGAAAATTCTGATCAGGCAGAAGTGTCTGTAATGCCTAATCTACATGCTATTCAAACTCCCAAAGTTGATTTAAGAGATATACCTAAAACTAGGGCAGATATCGATGGAATACTTGTCTCTGCTCCCAAGGATAAGCCGAA GAAAAAGAATGGCAAGCGAGCGAGAAACTGA
- the LOC127340112 gene encoding uncharacterized protein — MHDGEDSEEMADDQVEEDEDDGQEGEEKKKGGRKRTRMHHVYDRLNQPPQRVHYNAKGQPDGKNASEFSNFIATLVKSHIPIAHDDWRQVAVSWKLEFMKTLRKFYVVDDELKDWVWGTAHKKWRDFKSDLKEKHFKEEKTEEELLACRDDRVTIEDWQWLVTRWRSEEFKKRSDQGKRNRSRQKVMHTAGSKSYARIASEMHKENGYAPRRDELFLRTHSKRKDGTPIDKDTAKIISDIEEAIETNPELLEKTIEQGDVLAHVLGKEKNGYVRCVGMGPSPGRLGIPGGQKLKSTKLQMAEEETKEAWRANDVLKEHVEEIREETKSKIDGLMEEIDLLKWMMAQTIAANNKTKSIEREPEDPEGSVGESYAIEDHYELDDEEERVQQEMRKAKEYFEKKQEEVQLLQKKKKEAELLQKKKEAELLQKKKKEAEVLQMKGVALNQNKEDALARRMKDAEGHQKNQETLQKKDAETRKKPQKEAAVTQRNHQQGKEVILYNVFRDHTTPVAKATILSTDRKKMVGGRELGLECCEVVIDYIIKRDALLPRPIGNITTMGQAQGRSIAWLYKHMEEQKKSTDKPTSAPVQEQVNRNAD; from the exons ATGCATGATGGTGAGGATAGTGAAGAGATGGCTGATGATCAAGTAGAAGAGGATGAAG ATGATGGACAAGAGGGTGAGGAAAAGAAAAAGGGTGGGCGGAAGCGCACTAGAATGCACCATGTCTATGATAGACTAAATCAGCCACCCCAGCGAGTGCACTATAATGCTAAAGGACAACCAGATGGCAAGAATGCTTCGGAGTTTTCGAATTTCATTGCAACACTTGTCAAGAGTCATATACCTATTGCACATGATGACTGGAGACAAGTTGCTGTTTCTTGGAAGCTAGAGTTCATGAAAACCTTGAGG AAATTCTATGTTGTCGATGATGAGCTCAAGGACTGGGTTTGGGGAACTGCCCACAAGAAATGGAGAGATTTCAAGTCAGATTTGAAAGAGAAGCATTTCAAAGAAGAAAAAACCGAGGAAGAACTACTTGCTTGCAGGGATGATAGGGTAACAATTGAGGATTGGCAGTGGCTCGTCACACGCTGGAGAAGCGAAGAGTTTAAG AAACGTAGTGACCAAGGAAAAAGGAATCGATCAAGGCAGAAGGTGATGCATACAGCTGGAAGTAAGAGTTATGCCCGTATTGCGTCTGAAATG CACAAGGAAAATGGATACGCCCCTCGTAGAGATGAATTGTTCCTGAGAACACACTCAAAAAGGAAAGATGGAACCCCTATTGATAAAGACACTGCCAAAATAATT TCAGACATAGAGGAAGCAATTGAAACTAATCCAGAACTGCTAGAGAAAACAATTGAGCAAGGTGACGTTTTGGCACATGTATTGGGGAAAGAGAAAAATGGGTATGTTCGGTGCGTAGGAATGGGCCCAAGTCCTGGAAGGCTTGGAATTCCAGGAGGGCAGAAGCTTAAATCTACGAAGCTGCAAATGGCAGAGGAAGAGACCAAGGAGGCATGGCGGGCTAATGATGTTCTAAAGGAGCATGTAGAAGAAATTCGAGAAGAAACCAAATCCAAGATTGATGGCCTTATGGAAGAAATTGACCTACTCAAGTGGATGATGGCGCAAACAATTGCTGCAAACAATAAGACGAAG AGTATTGAAAGAGAACCTGAAGACCCTGAAGGTAGTGTTGGTGAATCCTATGCTATTGAAGATCACTATGAactcgatgatgaggaagaaagaGTCCAGCAAGAGATGAGGAAAGCGAAGGAATATTTTGAGAAGAAGCAAGAAGAAGTTCAGCtcttgcagaagaagaagaaggaagcagAGCTCTTGCAGAAAAAGAAGGAAGCAGAGCTCCTGCAGAAAAAGAAGAAGGAAGCAGAGGTCTTGCAGATGAAAGGCGTCGCTTTGAACCAAAACAAAGAAGATGCACTTGCTCGGAGAATGAAGGATGCTGAAGGACACCAGAAGAACCAAGAAACCTTGCAGAAGAAGGATGCTGAGACACGCAAAAAACCACAGAAGGAAGCAGCAGTTACACAAAGAAATCATCAG CAAGGGAAAGAAGTCATACTGTACAATGTTTTTCGTGACCACACTACCCCTGTGGCAAAAGCCACCATTCTATCAACTGACCGAAAGAAGATGGTAGGGGGTAGGGAACTGGGTCTTGAATGCTGTGAAGTTGTCATCGATTACATAATCAAAAGGGATGCTCTACTACCTCGTCCTATTGGCAATATCACTACCATGGGACAAGCTCAAGGGCGATCTATTGCCTGGCTCTACAAGCAT ATGGAGGAACAGAAGAAGTCCACGGATAAGCCTACCTCAGCTCCCGTTCAAGAACAG GTCAACAGGAATGCAGACTAG